A portion of the Candidatus Kapaibacterium sp. genome contains these proteins:
- a CDS encoding CNNM domain-containing protein: MTLLFIYLFTALTISFLCSIMEAVLLSTPLSYLKARASKGDKSALKFIKLKENVDRPLSAILSLNTVAHTVGAAGVGAQATLIFGNAYFGIVSAVLTLLILILTEIIPKTLGANYSRELMSVAANTINAMIFVTYPLVVMSAVLTKLLSRKGTELTTSREEISVLAHIGTEEGIFGDKENKIIQNLIKLKSIRISDIMTPRIVVVIANEEMTLQEFLKNKDFLHFSRIPIYEGNRDNITGYIFRELVFEKLAEDQFDLKLKDIRRDIVTFSDSTTLFTAWEEMLNKKEHIALVSDEYGGMDGIATLEDIIETLLGFEIVDEKDKVDDMQKFAMDRWKTKQMKYRLLNEEHE, translated from the coding sequence ATGACTCTATTATTTATTTACTTATTTACAGCTTTAACAATATCCTTCCTTTGTTCAATAATGGAGGCTGTGCTCTTATCAACTCCACTTTCATATTTGAAAGCCAGAGCCTCAAAGGGCGATAAATCTGCGTTAAAATTCATCAAGTTAAAAGAAAATGTTGACAGACCCCTATCGGCAATCTTATCTCTCAATACCGTTGCACATACAGTTGGAGCTGCCGGAGTCGGGGCACAAGCTACTTTGATATTTGGAAATGCCTATTTTGGTATCGTATCGGCTGTGCTTACATTATTAATTTTGATACTTACGGAAATCATCCCGAAAACTCTCGGTGCAAATTATAGCCGTGAACTAATGAGTGTAGCTGCTAATACTATCAATGCAATGATTTTCGTTACATATCCATTAGTTGTAATGTCGGCAGTATTGACAAAGCTGCTATCCCGCAAAGGAACCGAATTGACCACAAGTCGCGAAGAAATATCAGTATTAGCGCATATCGGTACAGAAGAAGGAATTTTCGGCGATAAAGAAAACAAAATCATTCAAAATCTCATAAAATTAAAAAGCATCCGTATTTCTGACATAATGACTCCAAGAATTGTGGTGGTCATTGCAAATGAGGAAATGACTTTGCAGGAATTTTTGAAGAATAAGGATTTCCTACATTTCTCGAGAATCCCAATATATGAAGGCAATCGCGACAATATTACAGGCTATATTTTTCGCGAATTAGTATTTGAAAAGTTGGCAGAAGACCAATTTGACCTGAAATTAAAAGACATCAGAAGGGATATTGTTACTTTTTCCGATTCGACAACGTTATTCACAGCTTGGGAAGAGATGCTCAACAAAAAAGAGCATATAGCATTAGTTTCGGACGAATACGGCGGAATGGACGGAATAGCAACTCTTGAAGACATAATCGAGACCCTTCTCGGTTTTGAAATTGTTGACGAAAAGGACAAAGTTGATGATATGCAAAAATTTGCGATGGACAGATGGAAAACCAAGCAAATGAAATACCGACTACTGAATGAAGAGCATGAATAA
- a CDS encoding nitroreductase family protein: protein MIIKRAVTSEPINEVIKNRWSPRAFDRNRRVSREMLVSICEAARWAPSCFNDQPYRYIVWDYHHNKSAFDRAFNCLGEWNQKWVQTAPVLFVALADSIFRKTGKDNRWAQYDTGAASMNICLQATSLGLMAHQMGGFEGDKLKKEFGIDQRFTPMAMIAVGYQAEIEVLDESYHKDELKARERIPLGRNFFDSEWEVPILKDFA, encoded by the coding sequence ATGATTATCAAAAGAGCAGTTACAAGCGAGCCAATTAACGAAGTAATCAAAAATCGGTGGAGTCCGAGAGCATTTGACCGAAATCGCCGAGTTTCTCGCGAAATGTTAGTTTCGATTTGCGAAGCAGCAAGGTGGGCGCCGAGTTGCTTTAACGACCAACCATACCGCTATATAGTATGGGATTATCACCATAATAAATCAGCCTTCGACAGAGCTTTCAATTGTCTTGGCGAATGGAATCAAAAATGGGTGCAAACAGCTCCCGTACTGTTTGTGGCTCTTGCAGATTCAATTTTCAGAAAAACCGGCAAGGATAATCGTTGGGCTCAGTATGATACAGGAGCAGCGAGTATGAATATATGCCTACAAGCAACTTCATTAGGACTTATGGCACATCAAATGGGTGGCTTTGAAGGCGATAAATTGAAAAAAGAATTTGGAATTGACCAAAGATTCACTCCGATGGCAATGATTGCAGTTGGGTATCAAGCTGAAATTGAGGTGCTGGACGAAAGTTACCACAAAGACGAACTCAAAGCTCGTGAGAGAATCCCACTCGGACGTAATTTTTTTGATAGCGAGTGGGAAGTACCGATTTTGAAAGATTTTGCATAA
- a CDS encoding RluA family pseudouridine synthase: MDTESDIKAQYPEHIETIITISVPKAHKPERLDVYLTRSVANATRTKVQKAIDDGLVTVNDSLAKASQKVKANDQIICKLMKPPPIELIPEQLPLEIFYEDEQLLVVNKAAGMCTHPGYGNRYGTLVNGLLYHFGLRESIKLDDYDEDDDTAEELESGQIFASDTLRPGIVHRLDKDTSGLLVIAKNDASLANLSKQFADRTTERYYYAIVWGIVKEDHGVIENMLGRSIRDRKIFAVVKSDGRIAKTEYEVLERFHFATLVKLKLHTGRTHQIRVHMNHIKHPIFGDTSYGGDKQVYTYLPEINAISKKCLKMVNRQLLHAKTLGFKHPVTKEFLKFESDLPVDMKEVIQVLRELGISQNA; this comes from the coding sequence ATGGATACCGAAAGTGACATAAAAGCGCAATATCCTGAGCATATTGAAACGATAATTACAATTTCTGTACCCAAAGCACATAAACCCGAACGGCTCGATGTGTATCTGACTCGAAGCGTTGCCAATGCGACTCGGACAAAAGTTCAGAAAGCAATTGACGACGGTTTAGTCACAGTCAACGATTCTCTTGCAAAAGCATCTCAAAAAGTCAAAGCAAATGACCAAATCATCTGCAAATTGATGAAGCCGCCACCAATTGAATTAATTCCCGAGCAACTTCCACTTGAAATATTTTACGAAGATGAGCAACTTTTGGTAGTCAATAAAGCTGCCGGTATGTGCACTCATCCGGGCTACGGAAACAGATACGGAACACTTGTCAACGGACTATTGTATCATTTCGGATTGCGCGAGAGCATCAAATTGGATGATTATGATGAAGATGACGATACAGCCGAAGAGTTAGAAAGCGGGCAAATATTCGCATCCGATACTTTGCGTCCGGGAATTGTTCACCGCTTGGACAAGGACACTTCGGGATTACTTGTCATAGCCAAAAACGACGCTTCTTTGGCAAATTTGAGCAAGCAATTCGCAGACCGTACCACCGAACGCTACTATTATGCTATAGTTTGGGGAATTGTAAAAGAGGACCATGGCGTTATTGAAAATATGCTCGGGCGTTCAATCCGTGACAGAAAAATTTTTGCAGTAGTGAAATCTGATGGCAGAATAGCTAAAACCGAATATGAAGTTCTTGAACGATTTCATTTTGCAACGCTTGTGAAATTGAAATTGCACACAGGCAGAACTCATCAAATCCGTGTACATATGAATCATATCAAGCATCCCATATTCGGCGATACAAGTTATGGTGGCGATAAACAAGTTTACACCTATTTACCGGAAATAAATGCGATTTCCAAAAAATGCTTAAAAATGGTAAATAGGCAACTACTTCACGCAAAAACACTCGGATTCAAGCATCCGGTTACAAAAGAATTTCTAAAATTTGAATCCGACCTACCCGTTGATATGAAAGAGGTAATTCAGGTATTAAGGGAATTAGGTATTTCACAAAACGCATAG
- the ligA gene encoding NAD-dependent DNA ligase LigA produces MDLEQARAKATELSQLIRKYDKAYYLDAEPIISDREYDLLFAELQSIEKQFPEIIVSDSPTQRVGGEPLKAFEQVTHNVPMLSLQNSYTKEDIFDFDARIKKSLENESFAYSAELKIDGVALSLRYSDGKLQIGATRGDGYAGDNITSNVKTIKSIPLSVPVVSYDGKELKNFEVRGEVFMHVNDFEKINKARIESDEKPYANPRNTTAGTLKLLDSALVAKRKLNFIAYYLKADDFEIESQHEIVDLLSKLGFKINSGVKYCNDIGDLINFIDEWESKRHDLPFQTDGIVIKIDSTRQQNYLGSVARSPRWAIAYKYESENAATILRDITVQVGRTGAVTPVAELEPVLLAGSTVSRATLHNMDFISERDIRIGDTVLIEKGGEVIPKVIKPVIELRTPEIVPYEFPKYCPCDLKTLLVRFEGEANYYCEHPDCPWQIRRKIEHFASRDALDIAGLGEKVVDTLVNEGLLKDIADIYELHKHYEILKNLEKWGNKSAQNLLEAIEQSKSQPFERVLFAIGIKFIGRGGAKLLVRHFKNIDAIINASRDELTAVHEIGTKMADSIIKFFSIEMNKTIVERLRNYGLTFKFDEGEIVLSDAPLSGKTFVFTGEMESMTRSEAALKVESLGGTETKSVSKLTSYVVVGSKPGSKFDKAKKLGVQILNEEDFLNLIKG; encoded by the coding sequence ATGGATTTAGAACAAGCAAGGGCAAAAGCTACAGAACTCAGCCAACTAATTCGCAAGTACGACAAGGCTTATTACCTTGATGCGGAGCCAATTATCAGCGACCGTGAGTATGATTTGCTGTTCGCCGAATTGCAATCAATCGAAAAACAATTTCCTGAGATAATTGTTTCGGATTCGCCGACTCAGCGAGTGGGTGGCGAGCCGCTGAAAGCATTCGAGCAAGTCACTCACAATGTCCCGATGCTATCTTTGCAAAATTCATACACAAAGGAAGATATTTTCGATTTCGATGCACGAATCAAAAAATCCTTAGAAAACGAGTCATTTGCATATTCGGCTGAATTGAAAATTGACGGTGTGGCTTTAAGTTTGAGATACAGTGACGGCAAACTCCAAATCGGTGCAACTCGTGGCGATGGCTACGCAGGTGATAATATTACATCTAATGTCAAGACTATCAAAAGCATCCCGCTCTCAGTTCCTGTAGTGTCTTATGACGGCAAAGAGCTAAAGAATTTTGAAGTTCGAGGCGAAGTGTTTATGCACGTCAACGACTTTGAGAAAATCAACAAAGCACGTATCGAATCGGATGAGAAACCTTACGCCAATCCACGAAATACAACTGCCGGAACATTAAAATTGTTAGATTCGGCTCTCGTGGCTAAACGAAAATTAAATTTTATCGCATATTATTTGAAAGCTGATGATTTCGAAATCGAATCCCAACATGAAATCGTAGATTTACTGTCAAAATTAGGCTTCAAGATTAATTCCGGCGTCAAATATTGCAATGACATTGGCGATTTGATAAATTTCATTGATGAATGGGAATCAAAGCGGCATGATTTGCCATTTCAGACAGATGGAATTGTAATCAAAATTGATTCTACGCGGCAGCAAAATTATCTCGGTAGCGTGGCACGTTCGCCTCGATGGGCAATTGCTTATAAATATGAATCCGAAAATGCAGCAACAATTTTGCGTGACATAACTGTTCAAGTGGGAAGAACAGGGGCTGTCACGCCTGTTGCTGAATTAGAGCCTGTGCTTTTGGCGGGTTCGACTGTATCGCGGGCTACTTTGCACAATATGGATTTCATTTCCGAACGCGACATCCGAATTGGCGACACCGTTTTGATTGAAAAAGGTGGCGAGGTCATTCCCAAAGTGATTAAGCCTGTGATTGAACTGCGAACTCCGGAAATTGTTCCATACGAATTTCCAAAATATTGCCCTTGTGATTTGAAAACCTTACTCGTAAGGTTCGAAGGCGAGGCAAATTATTATTGCGAGCATCCCGATTGTCCTTGGCAAATACGGCGAAAAATCGAGCATTTTGCATCGCGCGATGCTTTGGATATTGCCGGACTGGGCGAAAAAGTCGTTGATACTCTGGTAAACGAAGGACTTTTGAAGGATATTGCCGATATTTACGAATTGCACAAGCACTACGAAATATTGAAAAATTTGGAAAAATGGGGAAACAAGTCTGCACAAAATTTACTTGAAGCAATCGAACAATCCAAATCCCAGCCATTTGAAAGAGTTTTGTTTGCAATTGGAATCAAATTCATTGGTCGGGGAGGGGCAAAACTTCTCGTCAGGCACTTTAAAAACATTGACGCAATCATCAATGCTTCTCGCGATGAATTAACCGCAGTGCACGAAATCGGCACCAAAATGGCAGATTCGATTATCAAATTCTTCTCGATTGAAATGAATAAAACCATCGTCGAACGGCTGCGAAATTACGGCTTAACTTTTAAATTTGATGAAGGTGAAATAGTTTTATCAGATGCACCACTATCCGGTAAAACATTCGTTTTCACTGGCGAAATGGAATCTATGACCCGAAGTGAAGCCGCCTTGAAAGTCGAATCCCTTGGGGGAACTGAGACCAAATCTGTATCGAAACTTA
- a CDS encoding hemolysin family protein, giving the protein MDNAGGDPYTGYDNYFNSENWLILLILLILSLVIFASIKAGGHALKRFRSYFDESELGNNSALTRMALNISDNFKTYSYSEHVASTVIFAVSAVVFYEFVSHFAFIQNADDALKIALLTLSIILFGILSYVFGVVIPKNYASKNLIFSARFFAFLYQIIFLITFPIVHLIKFIDNKTKNNFQKDDSDSANTEGTEEIRYLIEESSKSGYLDEDDHELMENVIDFTETTVKQIMVPRNKIVAAEINSESQVIIGKIIEEGYSRMPVYEQTIDNIVGIVNTRDILIAQMHGKLNDLRDFLRETVYTKENENIDALLKVLQQKRLQLAVVLDAFGGTAGIVTMEDILEELVGEIQDEYDEEQALVEFISENSFIVKASASIVDLNEILPKELPESDDYETLGGLITTETETIPESGEQHVLFGYNMVILNRSNRYIETVRLDLLANE; this is encoded by the coding sequence ATGGATAATGCCGGCGGAGACCCTTATACGGGGTACGATAATTATTTCAACAGCGAGAATTGGCTAATTCTGCTGATTTTGCTTATACTTAGTCTTGTTATTTTTGCCTCAATCAAAGCAGGTGGTCACGCTCTCAAAAGATTTCGCAGTTATTTTGACGAGTCCGAACTCGGAAATAATTCAGCACTGACACGAATGGCTTTGAATATTTCGGACAACTTTAAAACATATTCATATTCCGAACATGTTGCTTCGACGGTCATATTTGCAGTTTCAGCCGTAGTATTTTATGAATTTGTGTCGCATTTTGCCTTTATTCAGAATGCAGATGATGCACTCAAAATAGCTTTGTTGACATTGTCAATCATACTTTTTGGGATTCTTTCTTATGTTTTCGGTGTGGTGATACCAAAAAATTACGCATCCAAAAATTTGATTTTTTCGGCAAGATTTTTTGCATTCCTATATCAGATTATTTTCCTTATTACGTTTCCAATAGTACATTTAATCAAGTTCATTGATAACAAAACCAAAAATAATTTCCAAAAAGATGATTCAGACAGTGCAAATACTGAAGGAACGGAAGAGATTCGGTACTTGATTGAAGAAAGCTCAAAAAGTGGATATTTGGACGAGGACGACCATGAATTGATGGAAAATGTGATTGATTTTACAGAAACCACCGTGAAGCAAATTATGGTGCCAAGGAATAAAATCGTAGCAGCAGAAATCAATTCCGAATCTCAGGTTATCATCGGGAAAATCATCGAGGAAGGCTATTCGCGTATGCCTGTTTATGAACAAACTATTGATAATATTGTCGGGATTGTGAATACTCGAGATATTTTAATTGCTCAAATGCATGGAAAGCTCAATGATTTGAGAGATTTTTTACGCGAAACAGTTTACACGAAGGAAAATGAGAATATTGATGCATTGCTCAAGGTTCTGCAACAGAAACGCTTGCAATTAGCCGTAGTGCTGGATGCTTTTGGAGGTACAGCCGGAATTGTGACTATGGAGGATATTCTTGAAGAACTTGTTGGCGAAATTCAAGATGAATATGATGAAGAGCAAGCTTTGGTTGAGTTCATTTCGGAAAATTCGTTCATTGTAAAGGCGTCTGCAAGTATAGTAGATTTGAACGAAATTTTGCCCAAAGAATTACCCGAAAGCGACGATTATGAGACTTTGGGCGGCTTGATTACGACTGAAACAGAAACAATTCCGGAATCCGGCGAACAGCATGTTTTGTTTGGTTACAACATGGTGATATTAAATCGTTCAAACAGATATATCGAAACTGTAAGATTGGATTTGTTAGCAAATGAATGA
- a CDS encoding citrate (Si)-synthase, with protein MSLLHSKLAQILPKQADEIRNMLKEHGDFVVSEVTLKQVYGGMRGVKGLVCDTSEVPPDKGLIIRGIELKEITEKLPEEILWLLLTGELPNQAELADLQKELTARNAVPQYVWDVIDSMPADSHPMAMFNTAILVMQKESVFAKRYDEGMPKYEYWEATLDDLLNLTAKLPAIAGYVYRKRFGKGPRIEPDNSKDWSGNYVHMLGLEDNNGEFSKLMRLYLTLHSDHEGGNASAYTSTVVASTLSDLYYSLSAGLNALAGPLHGLANQECLKWVLETMDQFGGVPSDEDLEKFAWETLNSGRVIPGYGHAVLRITDPRYDAFLAFGKKHMPNDPVFATVSKVFDVVPNVLRQVKKISDPWPNVDAGSGALLYHYGLKEFSYYTVLFSVSRALGIGAQAVIARAYGLPITRPKSLPTAKYAKMVKG; from the coding sequence ATGTCATTACTACATTCAAAACTCGCTCAAATACTGCCTAAACAGGCAGATGAAATTCGAAATATGCTGAAAGAACATGGAGATTTTGTTGTTTCAGAAGTAACATTAAAACAGGTATATGGTGGCATGAGAGGTGTCAAAGGACTAGTTTGTGATACATCTGAAGTTCCTCCTGACAAAGGTTTGATTATTCGCGGCATCGAATTAAAAGAAATTACAGAAAAGCTACCCGAAGAAATCTTATGGTTATTGCTTACCGGAGAACTCCCAAATCAAGCTGAATTAGCAGACTTGCAAAAAGAACTTACCGCTCGGAATGCTGTTCCTCAATACGTTTGGGACGTGATTGACAGTATGCCCGCCGATTCTCATCCAATGGCGATGTTCAATACGGCGATTTTGGTGATGCAGAAAGAATCTGTATTTGCCAAAAGATATGACGAAGGTATGCCGAAATATGAGTACTGGGAAGCCACTCTCGATGATTTACTCAATCTTACTGCAAAATTGCCGGCAATAGCGGGCTACGTTTATCGCAAAAGATTCGGCAAAGGTCCACGTATCGAACCGGACAATTCGAAAGATTGGTCGGGCAATTACGTTCACATGTTAGGTTTGGAAGATAATAACGGTGAATTCTCCAAGTTAATGAGACTTTATTTAACACTGCACAGCGACCATGAAGGTGGCAATGCAAGTGCTTACACATCAACTGTTGTAGCATCCACTTTGTCGGATTTGTATTATTCACTTTCGGCAGGTTTGAACGCATTGGCAGGTCCATTGCATGGATTAGCAAATCAAGAATGTTTGAAATGGGTGTTAGAAACTATGGACCAATTCGGTGGAGTTCCGAGTGACGAAGATTTGGAAAAATTTGCTTGGGAAACACTTAATTCAGGTAGAGTAATTCCGGGTTACGGACATGCCGTACTTCGCATCACCGACCCAAGATACGATGCCTTTCTTGCTTTCGGCAAAAAGCATATGCCAAATGACCCTGTATTTGCCACAGTATCAAAAGTTTTTGATGTTGTGCCGAATGTATTGCGTCAAGTCAAGAAAATCAGCGACCCATGGCCCAACGTTGATGCAGGTTCGGGAGCTTTGCTCTATCATTACGGACTGAAAGAATTCAGCTACTATACAGTTTTGTTTAGTGTTTCGAGAGCTTTGGGAATCGGTGCACAAGCCGTTATTGCACGTGCATACGGATTGCCGATTACTCGCCCGAAATCACTTCCTACAGCAAAATATGCAAAGATGGTAAAAGGATAA
- a CDS encoding class I SAM-dependent methyltransferase has product MLPSREEERETYESHNNDVNDPRYRKFVEPITSSILLEYTPNSKGLDFGAGTGPVIETVLKENSFDIVMYDPIFHNYPEVLNEQYDYIACCEVIEHFHNPVFEFDKFSKMLNPKGTLYLMTHLYDSSIDFASWYYIKDNTHVFIYQKDTMRWIRDKYKYSSMSIEGRMIILRKG; this is encoded by the coding sequence TTGCTGCCATCAAGAGAAGAAGAGAGAGAAACATACGAATCACACAATAATGATGTCAATGACCCAAGATATCGGAAATTTGTTGAGCCCATTACTTCTTCCATATTGCTGGAATACACACCTAATAGCAAAGGCTTAGATTTTGGAGCCGGGACGGGACCTGTGATAGAAACAGTTTTGAAAGAGAATTCATTTGATATCGTAATGTATGACCCAATTTTTCACAATTACCCTGAAGTGCTTAATGAGCAGTACGATTACATAGCATGTTGCGAAGTAATTGAGCATTTCCATAATCCGGTCTTTGAATTTGATAAATTTTCAAAAATGCTAAATCCGAAAGGAACTTTGTATTTGATGACGCATCTTTACGACAGCAGCATTGATTTTGCCAGTTGGTACTATATAAAAGATAACACGCATGTTTTCATCTATCAAAAAGATACAATGAGATGGATAAGAGACAAATACAAATATTCGTCAATGAGTATTGAAGGGCGAATGATAATATTGAGAAAAGGGTAA
- a CDS encoding signal peptidase II, producing the protein MEIENQKNESLHRRKIYPFFMVASLLILFDQATKLYFKGFNLFGIVHEGAEYGMPNPVIGDFLLWTFIENPGMAFGIEFGAGKIFLSLFSVFASIGLAWLIVRISQRSIGILIGFTLIFAGAVGNLIDRVFYGVFYGYAPLFYGKVVDFVQVDIPDIDFLGWTHFPIFNVADSCVTVGVVFLIIFHKHLPEWHDIFPQKETNTIETENIQLINETESKISPTAKED; encoded by the coding sequence ATGGAAATTGAAAATCAAAAAAACGAATCTCTACATAGAAGAAAAATTTATCCTTTTTTCATGGTCGCATCGCTCTTAATTTTGTTCGACCAAGCCACCAAACTCTATTTCAAAGGCTTTAATCTATTCGGCATCGTTCACGAAGGTGCAGAGTACGGTATGCCAAATCCTGTGATTGGCGACTTCTTGCTATGGACATTTATCGAAAATCCGGGCATGGCATTCGGAATCGAATTCGGAGCAGGGAAAATTTTCTTGAGCCTGTTTTCAGTCTTTGCGAGCATCGGTTTAGCGTGGTTGATTGTGCGAATATCCCAAAGGTCAATCGGGATTTTGATTGGCTTTACATTAATTTTCGCCGGAGCAGTCGGAAATCTGATTGACAGAGTATTTTACGGCGTATTTTACGGTTATGCGCCCTTATTTTACGGCAAAGTAGTTGACTTTGTGCAAGTTGATATTCCTGATATTGATTTTCTGGGATGGACCCACTTCCCCATTTTCAATGTTGCCGATTCTTGTGTCACAGTTGGAGTTGTGTTTTTGATTATATTCCACAAACATTTACCCGAATGGCATGACATATTCCCCCAAAAAGAGACCAATACAATTGAAACCGAAAATATACAATTAATAAATGAAACAGAATCCAAAATAAGCCCAACAGCTAAAGAAGATTAA
- the recO gene encoding DNA repair protein RecO, with amino-acid sequence MIVKTEAVVLKTAKQGDTSKIASLYTDSHGLISVIAKGARNSKSKFGSALEPLSIDEITFYHKPSTELYLLSNADSTGKIRKLQSNTEYLIHGLMIAETIMISQVKHSPNAELSFILKESLMELNRASCDPFAIFASFLLKFSNEMGFAPEIELLHDISPLEHITVSLQNGCSCTNRSDKTIQISADAYSLISKFNELPYDALEGLKLNFNQRLEVFSFLVRYISYHFDKRFVLKSAGLLNYG; translated from the coding sequence ATGATTGTAAAAACTGAAGCTGTCGTTTTAAAAACTGCCAAACAAGGCGATACAAGCAAGATTGCGTCGCTTTATACCGATTCGCACGGACTGATTAGCGTGATTGCTAAAGGTGCTCGGAATTCCAAAAGCAAGTTTGGCTCTGCACTCGAGCCGCTTTCGATTGATGAAATCACCTTTTATCATAAGCCGAGCACAGAATTGTATCTGCTCTCCAATGCCGATAGCACAGGAAAAATCCGAAAACTGCAATCGAACACAGAATATTTGATTCACGGATTGATGATTGCCGAAACGATTATGATTTCTCAGGTAAAGCATAGCCCAAATGCTGAACTGAGCTTTATATTGAAAGAATCGCTCATGGAATTGAATCGTGCATCATGCGACCCATTTGCGATTTTTGCTTCGTTCTTGCTGAAATTTTCAAACGAAATGGGATTTGCTCCCGAAATTGAGTTGCTTCACGACATTTCGCCACTTGAGCATATTACGGTAAGTTTGCAAAACGGATGTTCTTGCACTAATCGAAGTGACAAAACTATTCAGATTTCGGCTGATGCATACAGTCTTATCAGCAAATTTAATGAACTTCCTTACGATGCTTTAGAAGGACTAAAATTAAATTTTAATCAACGATTAGAAGTATTTTCCTTTCTTGTTCGTTATATAAGCTATCATTTTGACAAAAGGTTTGTTCTTAAAAGTGCAGGTTTACTAAATTATGGATAA